The Virgibacillus dokdonensis genome includes a window with the following:
- a CDS encoding DUF4178 domain-containing protein produces MSIFGRLFGNKKETDKPVEQRNMFNLQINDIVTFDLEDYTVVGKISYDDHGFKWFAYQLQGTDKTLWLSVEMDDELNLGIYEKIKLPVQEPIPKEIPYEGTTFYLDESGKARVVGIGRSENLTGLTCEYYDFYDDSDEKSLSLEKWGNEIEASIGYEIEEYELKIIASS; encoded by the coding sequence ATGAGTATATTTGGGCGTTTATTCGGTAATAAAAAAGAAACAGATAAACCTGTTGAGCAAAGAAATATGTTTAATTTGCAAATAAATGATATTGTTACATTTGACTTAGAAGACTATACAGTTGTAGGGAAAATCAGCTACGATGACCATGGTTTCAAGTGGTTTGCCTATCAATTACAAGGTACGGATAAAACATTGTGGTTAAGTGTAGAAATGGATGACGAATTGAATCTTGGTATATACGAAAAAATTAAACTCCCCGTTCAAGAACCAATCCCTAAAGAAATCCCCTACGAAGGGACTACGTTTTACTTGGATGAATCAGGAAAAGCTCGCGTAGTAGGAATTGGTCGTAGTGAGAACTTAACTGGATTAACTTGTGAATATTACGATTTCTATGATGACTCCGACGAAAAGTCACTTTCTTTAGAAAAATGGGGCAATGAAATTGAGGCAAGCATTGGGTATGAAATTGAAGAGTATGAGTTAAAAATTATTGCTAGTAGTTAA
- a CDS encoding pentapeptide repeat-containing protein → MKPKQRLIQKPDLPEELLIRSLNELTDNSFIEMAKYDHTSSSFTASHVGFEDVFFTNVNMSQSKFPFSSWTNVLFDTCDLSQLDFQGARFRRVEFRNCKLAGVNFSQTDMQDVRFIACEAPYTLFGNAILRDGELVDCLLKGSQFIDTKLDYAQLDNVVLDDVSFDFTSLKGMDLRSCSFTNIHLSEKELRGAIISPEQAISFIHLFGVTVKQT, encoded by the coding sequence TTGAAACCCAAACAACGCCTTATTCAAAAGCCAGACTTACCAGAAGAACTATTAATAAGGAGCTTGAACGAACTTACTGACAATAGCTTTATTGAAATGGCTAAATATGATCATACTTCTAGCTCATTTACTGCATCACATGTGGGATTTGAGGATGTTTTTTTTACAAATGTAAACATGTCACAATCGAAATTCCCTTTTTCATCTTGGACGAATGTGCTTTTTGATACATGTGATTTGTCGCAATTAGATTTTCAAGGGGCTCGTTTTCGTCGTGTTGAATTTCGCAATTGCAAATTAGCTGGTGTGAATTTTAGTCAAACAGATATGCAAGATGTACGATTTATAGCATGTGAAGCACCTTATACGTTGTTTGGAAATGCTATTTTACGTGATGGTGAACTAGTAGACTGCCTTTTAAAAGGCAGTCAGTTTATCGATACGAAACTTGACTATGCACAGTTAGACAATGTTGTGTTGGATGATGTGTCGTTTGATTTTACTTCTTTAAAAGGAATGGATCTTCGTAGTTGCTCCTTTACAAACATTCATTTATCGGAAAAGGAATTACGTGGGGCGATCATATCCCCAGAGCAAGCCATCTCTTTTATTCATTTATTCGGCGTGACGGTCAAGCAAACATAA
- a CDS encoding energy-coupling factor transporter transmembrane component T family protein, which yields MSALLNNLNPSIKAIAVVIVVCLLTFVFDPFTPLIYGIVVILFTFLFGKVNWKLYIGYYLIICLLSIGMLWTSIAFADEPTNPEVTTQFLFWELPKENVTVALSLTLRMLTFAALSFMFIFTTNMVHFILSLMQQCKLPPKLAYGILAGYRFLPLMREELQQIRAAHQVRGVHRASGIKESIQQYKRYAIPLLAGAIRKAERTAVAMESKGFSGEKERIFYRQFRVTFIDWLFLSSMIILLIIIVIVSIKLGYFSWYKGQF from the coding sequence ATGTCTGCATTACTAAATAATTTAAACCCTAGTATAAAAGCAATTGCCGTGGTAATCGTTGTTTGTCTTTTAACCTTTGTATTTGATCCATTCACGCCACTTATTTATGGTATCGTAGTTATTCTGTTCACCTTTTTGTTTGGAAAAGTGAATTGGAAGCTATATATCGGTTATTATCTTATCATTTGCCTTTTATCCATTGGGATGCTTTGGACATCGATCGCCTTTGCAGATGAGCCAACGAACCCTGAGGTGACGACACAGTTTCTCTTTTGGGAATTGCCAAAAGAAAATGTCACCGTCGCCTTATCTTTAACTTTACGTATGCTAACATTTGCCGCCTTATCATTTATGTTCATTTTCACTACAAATATGGTTCATTTTATTCTTAGCTTAATGCAACAATGTAAATTACCACCTAAACTTGCTTACGGCATACTAGCAGGATACCGATTCCTTCCTTTAATGCGCGAAGAATTGCAGCAAATACGCGCAGCTCATCAAGTACGGGGTGTCCATCGAGCATCGGGGATAAAGGAGTCCATACAGCAATACAAACGGTACGCAATACCATTACTTGCCGGAGCCATTCGCAAAGCAGAACGAACCGCTGTAGCAATGGAATCAAAAGGCTTCAGCGGGGAAAAGGAGCGTATTTTTTACCGCCAGTTCCGCGTTACTTTTATCGATTGGCTATTTTTAAGTAGTATGATCATACTACTCATCATCATTGTAATAGTTTCAATTAAATTAGGGTATTTCAGCTGGTACAAAGGACAATTTTGA
- a CDS encoding CHY zinc finger protein, which produces MLPVFGQVVDEETRCVHYHSNKDVIAIKFKCCQKYYPCYKCHLEAENHEIKVWPKHQFDHNAILCGVCKTEFTIEQYLQMNQCKNCGSLFNEGCSLHHHLYFA; this is translated from the coding sequence ATGTTACCTGTTTTTGGACAAGTTGTAGATGAAGAAACGCGATGTGTGCATTATCATTCAAACAAAGATGTTATTGCGATCAAATTTAAGTGTTGTCAGAAATATTATCCTTGCTATAAATGCCATCTAGAAGCGGAAAATCATGAAATAAAAGTATGGCCCAAACATCAATTTGATCACAATGCTATCTTATGCGGCGTTTGCAAAACAGAATTTACCATAGAGCAATATTTACAGATGAATCAATGCAAAAATTGTGGCTCGTTATTTAATGAAGGTTGCAGCTTACATCATCATTTGTATTTTGCTTAG